The genomic window CGTGTGGCTCCATCACCTCCTGCGCTGTGTTGCTTACAGGTCTTCTTCGACATCCTCAAATCGACGGGCCTGAGGACACCCTAGGGATGTAGTCCCAAGCCTTTTTGTATTGGTAGCCGGACGATAGATGGTCACAAGCCCTCGGATATACGCGGATAAGGTTTTGTTTGGTGGCAATCAGCGCGGATGGATGCGGATAAATCTGGCTGGAATTAATGTTTGTGCGGATGAGTGCGGATAAGTTAATTTGGATGGTTGAATCAGGCGGATGAAGGCGGATGGAAAATATTGCTTGATAGAAAACGTTCAATCATTACGATAGATATGAAATCAGGAGATCCAAGATGCAGATACGTCATGCCAATGGTCGAGTCCAATTGATACGCAACCAATCCGATCCGGAGACAGGCCGTAGGCAGCAGGCCGTCCTTATCTCTTGGCCCGCATCCTTTGTGCCATCTTTATGCAACCTTGGCGGACTGACAGATGAAGAACAGGAACAGCTTCGAGCTTTTAGGGAAGTGTGGGCTCGGGCAATCAAACAGCAGCAGTCGGCTGAGGCACTTGCCGCGATCGCTTCTGAATTGAGACAGTTCAGGACGGAATTGCCGGAACTTCCCGAGCTGATGCCAATCGATACGGGGCCGATCTGGCGACTACTGGCTGCGTTGAAGCAAACCTTACGTGCCAGCCAAGCAAATGATCGCCCTCTTCAGGAGTAAGTCATGCAGATACGAGTTCAGGGAAGGCGCTATCAGTTCATTCGGCATGAGGTCGACCCGGAATCCGGTAAGCGCCAGCAAACAGTCATTCTTTCCTTTTTCACAGAAAAGATGCCTTTGGAAAAGGATGTCGTCGAACACTTGTCAGCACAAGAGATGATTGATTTTGAAGTATGGAGAGCGAATAAGCTTACTATGGGTAATGAGTGTGCCGATCCTTTGGGCAGGGTGCTGCAGGCCATTCGTGCTGCAATTGAAGCGATGGCGGTATTGCCTTTCAGTGACGTACAACTGTCTGAAATCGAGTCGGAGATCGGCCAACTTGAAGAAGTAATGCTTAGGTTGGGGTATGAGCCATAGGATCTCGCTACATGAAATCTATAAGCGGCATTCAAAATAGCTTTCTTGTTTTCGTTAAGCTTTCGGACGCCAGCGTAGCAAACCGCCGTGACATAACTCCCCCTTGCCTTGCAAAATTTTAAGTTAGCCCTTTCGCGGGAATGTAAAAAATCTGCTTACTATTCTTGAGTCCATCAAGATTGATTGTCCAGTATTGCGCGATTCAATCCTTTCTCAGATGACGTGCTCTTTGTCGGCTCGCATTCTGCGAATCTTTATGGATTCATTAAGAATGGGTGGTTGTAACGCATCTCACTTAAAGTAAGGGAGCATCAAAGGAAAAGGTTTTCTCCTTCACTTTCCTGCAAATCCGAATTATTGAATAATCGCACTTGCCAATCTTGGTATGTATTCATAATATACTGGCCATGATTAATCTGACTAAAATCTCTGGATTTGACTGGGATGACGGGAACGCTCGCAAGAATGAAAAGCATGGCGTTTCTATGGCAGAGGCTGAGCAGGTGTTTTTCAATGATCCGTTACTACTTCTTATTGATGCTAAGCACAGTCAAGAAGAAGCGCGGTATCACGCACTAGGAAAAACCGATGAAGGAAGAACGGTTCATATCACTTTCACTCTTCGGGGTGACGGGGCCAAGATTCGAGTAATTTCGGCCCGAGATATGCACAAAAAGGAGCGGCAGATTTATGAGCAAACAGACTAGACCAATTCCGGCCTTCGCGACCGAAGCAGAGGAGCGCATCTATTGGGAAGAGCATGACTCGACTGAGCATCTTGACTGGAGCAAAGCCCAGCGCGTTGTACTGCCTAATCTCAAGCCAAGCACTAAGACGATTTCGTTGAGACTTCCTCAGCACCTGC from Ferriphaselus amnicola includes these protein-coding regions:
- a CDS encoding BrnA antitoxin family protein; the encoded protein is MSKQTRPIPAFATEAEERIYWEEHDSTEHLDWSKAQRVVLPNLKPSTKTISLRLPQHLLDSLKAAANSRDVPYQSLIKVWLQEKLHSH
- a CDS encoding BrnT family toxin — translated: MINLTKISGFDWDDGNARKNEKHGVSMAEAEQVFFNDPLLLLIDAKHSQEEARYHALGKTDEGRTVHITFTLRGDGAKIRVISARDMHKKERQIYEQTD